A genomic stretch from Mesoplodon densirostris isolate mMesDen1 chromosome 3, mMesDen1 primary haplotype, whole genome shotgun sequence includes:
- the EBI3 gene encoding interleukin-27 subunit beta isoform X2, which yields MAPRLVLVLTLTFWVGCSLCCGREAPTQPRVRCQASRYPIAVDCSWTLPPAPNSSRPTSFIATYRLGVAAHGESWPCLQQTPEATSCIIPDIQMFSMVPYVLNITAVHPRGVSSSFVPFVPEHIIKPDPPEGVRLSPLPGQRLWVQWEPPRSWPFPEIFSLKYRIRYKRHGAARFRQVGPIEGTSFTLKAVRPQAKYCIQVAALDLTDYGESSAWSLPAVASMTLGGPKVITSDLIKGKQEGQRETEKVM from the exons ATGGCCCCAAGACTTGTCCTGGTCCTCACCCTCACCTTCTGGGTGGGTTGCTCACTTTGCTGCGGGAGAGAAG CTCCCACCCAGCCCAGGGTGCGGTGCCAGGCCTCTAGGTACCCGATCGCAGTGGATTGCTCCTGGACCCTGCCGCCTGCTCCAAACTCCTCCAGGCCCACGTCCTTCATTGCCACGTACAG GCTTGGCGTGGCAGCCCATGGGGAGAGCTGGCCTTGCCTCCAGCAGACACCAGAGGCCACCAGCTGTATCATCCCTGACATCCAGATGTTCTCCATGGTGCCCTATGTGCTCAACATCACGGCTGTCCACCCCCGGGGCGTCAGCAGCAGCTTCGTGCCGTTCGTCCCAGAGCACATCA TCAAACCAGACCCTCCAGAAGGTGTGCGCCTGAGCCCCCTCCCTGGGCAGCGGCTCTGGGTGCAATGGGAACCCCCCCGGTCCTGGCCCTTCCCAGAGATCTTCTCACTCAAGTACCGGATCCGCTACAAGCGTCACGGAGCTGCCCGCTTCCGCCAG GTGGGACCAATTGAAGGCACATCCTTCACCCTCAAGGCTGTGAGGCCCCAAGCCAAGTACTGCATCCAGGTGGCTGCTCTGGACCTCACTGACTATGGGGAATCAAGCGCCTGGAGTCTCCCCGCCGTTGCCTCCATGACCCTGG GTGGCCCCAAGGTAATCACAAGTGACCTTATAAAAGGGAagcaggagggtcagagggagacagagaaggtgatgtga
- the EBI3 gene encoding interleukin-27 subunit beta isoform X1, protein MAPRLVLVLTLTFWVGCSLCCGREAPTQPRVRCQASRYPIAVDCSWTLPPAPNSSRPTSFIATYRLGVAAHGESWPCLQQTPEATSCIIPDIQMFSMVPYVLNITAVHPRGVSSSFVPFVPEHIIKPDPPEGVRLSPLPGQRLWVQWEPPRSWPFPEIFSLKYRIRYKRHGAARFRQVGPIEGTSFTLKAVRPQAKYCIQVAALDLTDYGESSAWSLPAVASMTLDPHETLGGEDRPGHTHTVNPHCHTRGQGWTRGRDGAGGVRAGVVGVPPGME, encoded by the exons ATGGCCCCAAGACTTGTCCTGGTCCTCACCCTCACCTTCTGGGTGGGTTGCTCACTTTGCTGCGGGAGAGAAG CTCCCACCCAGCCCAGGGTGCGGTGCCAGGCCTCTAGGTACCCGATCGCAGTGGATTGCTCCTGGACCCTGCCGCCTGCTCCAAACTCCTCCAGGCCCACGTCCTTCATTGCCACGTACAG GCTTGGCGTGGCAGCCCATGGGGAGAGCTGGCCTTGCCTCCAGCAGACACCAGAGGCCACCAGCTGTATCATCCCTGACATCCAGATGTTCTCCATGGTGCCCTATGTGCTCAACATCACGGCTGTCCACCCCCGGGGCGTCAGCAGCAGCTTCGTGCCGTTCGTCCCAGAGCACATCA TCAAACCAGACCCTCCAGAAGGTGTGCGCCTGAGCCCCCTCCCTGGGCAGCGGCTCTGGGTGCAATGGGAACCCCCCCGGTCCTGGCCCTTCCCAGAGATCTTCTCACTCAAGTACCGGATCCGCTACAAGCGTCACGGAGCTGCCCGCTTCCGCCAG GTGGGACCAATTGAAGGCACATCCTTCACCCTCAAGGCTGTGAGGCCCCAAGCCAAGTACTGCATCCAGGTGGCTGCTCTGGACCTCACTGACTATGGGGAATCAAGCGCCTGGAGTCTCCCCGCCGTTGCCTCCATGACCCTGG ATCCACATGAGACCCTGGGAGGAGAGGACAGAccagggcacacacacacagtgaatcCCCACTGCCACACACGGGGTCAGGGCTGGACCAGAGGAAGAGATGGGGCTGGGGGAGTCAGGGCAGGGGTCGTGGGTGTTCCGCCTGGCATGGAATGA
- the EBI3 gene encoding interleukin-27 subunit beta isoform X3, with protein sequence MAPRLVLVLTLTFWVGCSLCCGREAPTQPRVRCQASRYPIAVDCSWTLPPAPNSSRPTSFIATYRLGVAAHGESWPCLQQTPEATSCIIPDIQMFSMVPYVLNITAVHPRGVSSSFVPFVPEHIIKPDPPEGVRLSPLPGQRLWVQWEPPRSWPFPEIFSLKYRIRYKRHGAARFRQVGPIEGTSFTLKAVRPQAKYCIQVAALDLTDYGESSAWSLPAVASMTLGK encoded by the exons ATGGCCCCAAGACTTGTCCTGGTCCTCACCCTCACCTTCTGGGTGGGTTGCTCACTTTGCTGCGGGAGAGAAG CTCCCACCCAGCCCAGGGTGCGGTGCCAGGCCTCTAGGTACCCGATCGCAGTGGATTGCTCCTGGACCCTGCCGCCTGCTCCAAACTCCTCCAGGCCCACGTCCTTCATTGCCACGTACAG GCTTGGCGTGGCAGCCCATGGGGAGAGCTGGCCTTGCCTCCAGCAGACACCAGAGGCCACCAGCTGTATCATCCCTGACATCCAGATGTTCTCCATGGTGCCCTATGTGCTCAACATCACGGCTGTCCACCCCCGGGGCGTCAGCAGCAGCTTCGTGCCGTTCGTCCCAGAGCACATCA TCAAACCAGACCCTCCAGAAGGTGTGCGCCTGAGCCCCCTCCCTGGGCAGCGGCTCTGGGTGCAATGGGAACCCCCCCGGTCCTGGCCCTTCCCAGAGATCTTCTCACTCAAGTACCGGATCCGCTACAAGCGTCACGGAGCTGCCCGCTTCCGCCAG GTGGGACCAATTGAAGGCACATCCTTCACCCTCAAGGCTGTGAGGCCCCAAGCCAAGTACTGCATCCAGGTGGCTGCTCTGGACCTCACTGACTATGGGGAATCAAGCGCCTGGAGTCTCCCCGCCGTTGCCTCCATGACCCTGGGTAAGTAG